A genomic stretch from Rhodobacterales bacterium HKCCA1288 includes:
- the purL gene encoding phosphoribosylformylglycinamidine synthase subunit PurL, with product MTEPEITPELIAAHGLKPDEYERILEIIGRIPNFTELGIFSAMWNEHCSYKSSKKWLRTLPTEGPQVICGPGENAGIVDIGDGQAVVFKMESHNHPSYIEPYQGAATGVGGILRDVFTMGARPIAAMNALSFGAVDHPKTRSLIHGVVRGVGGYGNSFGVPTVGGELRFDAAYNGNCLVNAFAAGLAETDKIFYSAASGVGMPVVYLGAKTGRDGVGGATMASAEFDDTIEEKRPTVQVGDPFTEKRLLEACLELMASGAVISIQDMGAAGLTCSAVEMGDKGGLGIKLQLDHVPQREPNMTAYEMMLSESQERMLMVLRPEKEAEARAIFEKWDLDFAIVGETIAEDRFVIMHGNAVKADLPLSKLSSTAPEYDRPWVETPAAEAVDFIPEIDPIDGLKALLSSPNYCGRGWVYQQYDTQVGADTIRTPGYGAGVVRVAGTNKALAFTSDVTPRYVKANPFEGGKQAVAEAYRNLVSVGATPLATTDNLNFGNPEKPEIMGQFVGAIKGIGAACSALDTPIVSGNVSLYNETDGSAILPTPTIGAVGLIADIDRDLINGTAREGHWALLIGETKGHLGQSALLAEVFHRVEGDAPPVDLEAERKAGQFILDNREMISACNDLSDGGLALAAFEMAAASDTGVTLDASDAASLFGEDQGRYLIACSTDKAEALMVAAGQVGLQITTVGKFGGDQITIAGSSESLDALRALSDGTLSRLFD from the coding sequence ATGACCGAACCCGAAATCACCCCCGAGTTGATCGCTGCACATGGCCTTAAGCCTGATGAATATGAGCGCATCCTCGAGATTATCGGACGTATCCCGAATTTCACGGAACTTGGCATTTTTTCGGCGATGTGGAACGAGCATTGCTCGTATAAATCTTCGAAAAAATGGTTGCGCACCCTACCAACCGAAGGGCCGCAGGTCATTTGCGGGCCAGGCGAGAACGCAGGCATTGTCGATATTGGCGATGGTCAGGCGGTCGTGTTCAAAATGGAAAGCCACAACCACCCCTCCTATATCGAGCCCTATCAGGGCGCGGCCACGGGCGTAGGTGGGATTTTGCGCGATGTTTTCACAATGGGCGCGCGTCCAATTGCGGCGATGAATGCACTCTCCTTTGGTGCGGTAGATCATCCCAAAACACGCTCTTTGATCCATGGGGTTGTGCGCGGTGTCGGCGGCTATGGCAACAGTTTCGGCGTCCCCACTGTGGGCGGCGAGTTGCGCTTTGACGCGGCATATAATGGCAATTGCTTGGTCAATGCCTTTGCCGCAGGTCTGGCTGAGACGGATAAGATTTTCTATTCCGCCGCCTCTGGCGTAGGGATGCCTGTTGTCTATTTGGGCGCCAAGACAGGTCGTGACGGGGTTGGCGGGGCCACGATGGCCAGCGCCGAATTTGACGACACGATTGAAGAAAAGCGCCCAACTGTTCAGGTTGGCGACCCTTTCACAGAAAAGCGCTTGCTTGAGGCCTGCCTTGAATTGATGGCCTCAGGCGCGGTGATCTCGATCCAAGATATGGGCGCCGCAGGTCTGACCTGCTCTGCGGTCGAAATGGGGGATAAGGGCGGCTTGGGGATCAAGCTGCAACTTGATCATGTGCCGCAGCGCGAGCCCAATATGACCGCCTATGAAATGATGCTCTCCGAAAGCCAAGAGCGCATGTTGATGGTGCTACGCCCCGAAAAAGAGGCAGAAGCACGCGCCATTTTTGAAAAATGGGATCTCGATTTTGCCATTGTCGGGGAAACGATTGCTGAAGACCGCTTCGTGATCATGCACGGCAATGCAGTTAAGGCGGATTTGCCGCTGTCGAAACTGTCCTCTACGGCACCAGAATATGACCGCCCTTGGGTCGAAACCCCTGCCGCCGAGGCGGTGGATTTCATCCCAGAAATCGACCCTATTGATGGGTTAAAGGCGCTTTTGTCTTCGCCAAATTACTGCGGGCGCGGCTGGGTCTATCAACAGTATGACACCCAAGTTGGCGCAGACACGATCCGCACGCCGGGCTATGGGGCGGGCGTTGTGCGCGTGGCAGGCACGAATAAGGCGCTGGCATTCACCTCGGATGTGACACCGCGCTATGTCAAAGCGAACCCCTTTGAGGGCGGCAAGCAGGCCGTAGCCGAAGCCTATCGCAACCTTGTTTCTGTCGGGGCAACACCGCTTGCAACCACCGACAACCTGAATTTTGGCAACCCTGAAAAGCCCGAAATTATGGGCCAATTCGTGGGTGCCATTAAGGGCATTGGCGCGGCCTGTTCAGCGCTCGACACCCCAATCGTTTCGGGCAATGTCAGCCTTTACAATGAAACCGATGGCAGCGCGATCCTGCCCACTCCCACGATTGGGGCGGTTGGTTTGATTGCGGATATTGACCGCGACCTGATCAATGGAACGGCACGCGAAGGTCACTGGGCGCTTTTGATCGGGGAAACCAAAGGTCATTTGGGCCAATCTGCGCTATTGGCCGAAGTGTTCCATCGCGTTGAGGGCGATGCCCCCCCCGTGGATCTTGAGGCAGAGCGGAAAGCGGGCCAATTCATTCTCGACAATCGCGAAATGATTTCGGCGTGTAATGACCTCTCGGATGGCGGGCTTGCCTTGGCTGCGTTTGAGATGGCCGCAGCCTCCGACACGGGTGTAACATTGGACGCAAGCGATGCGGCCAGCTTGTTTGGCGAAGATCAGGGGCGCTATTTGATTGCCTGCTCGACCGATAAGGCCGAAGCCTTGATGGTTGCCGCGGGCCAAGTGGGCCTTCAGATCACCACGGTTGGTAAATTTGGCGGCGACCAGATCACCATCGCCGGCTCTAGCGAAAGCCTTGATGCGCTTCGGGCCCTATCAGATGGCACGCTGTCCCGCTTGTTTGACTAA